gggggtcttTAAGGCCCTAGGGGGGCACTGGAAGGGTGGGGGATGGTCTTTAAGGGCTCATGGTGTgggtggggggcactggggggtcaCTTATGGGTCTGGGGGGTCCCGgtgggggtcaggggggtccTGACCCCCCTCTCCACCATCCCCCCCCCAAGGCCACACGATGTCCACGGTGGGGGAGGAGCGGCGGCTCAACCCCCGCCTGACGCTGAGCCCCGACGAGTTCGTGACACTGATGGAGGGGCTGAacctgccccggccccgcctcATCGGTGAGACACCCCCAGGGAaaccctgggacccccctgggaccccccaggaccccctgggAACCCCCCTAACCCTTGTGACCCCCCGTGACCTTGCGTAACCCCCTCAAGCCCCAGGACCCCCGGACCCTTGGGACCCCCCGTGATCCCCCCcgacccctgggaccccccgggaccccccataacccccccgggaccccccataacccccccgggaccccccataaccccctttcccccccagaCGTGGCCGTTCCCGCCAATCTCCGCTGCGGGATCCAGGACGAGCCTTAGCCCCGCCCCCTTTTGGCCTGGCCACACCCACCAGGACAAAGCCACACTCCTTGGACGGAACCACGCCCCTCGAAAGAAGCCCCGCCTCTCGTGGCTGGACCACACCCATCTCCAGATGTGACCACGCCTCCTCAGAGCCGGCCCCACCCCTTCAATGGCCACACCCCTTTCCCCCAAATAAAGGCGTTGATCCAGAACAAGGTCgtggggggatctgggggggccCCAAAgtgggggatttggggtctcTGTAGCCCCGAAATGTGGATCTGGGAGGTCTGAGACCAGCACGAGGCTGTTGGGGGcggggtgggctgggggaggggCGGGGCTCCCCTCTGGGAAAAGGGGGCGTGTCCGGTTCCCACGGGAAGGCCTCTCCCAAAAATTTCAGGTGCAGCCGAACCGGCCTGTCCAGGTGCGGCCCCTCCCCGTGTGATGTCACGGCGAGGCCACGCCCAccctgcccctcccccaccTGCAGTCGCGCGATCGCAGCcggggggaggtgggggaggggGAGCTCCGACCTCTGACCCCCCCAGACGGTGACCTTTGACCCCCCTCCCGCCATGGTGCAGCACGGGGCGGGAGAgacccccccggacccccccggGCGGGGAGAGGAGGATGGCGGGGTGagactgggggcactgggatgtactgggagggactgggaggtactgggatgtactgggagggactgggaaggaaccgggggggagggggggccaCTGGGAGGGCACTTAGGGGGGACTGGGTTATACTGGGAGGGTTTGGGTTatgctgggagggcactggggggcacagCGAGGCCttgggggggcactgggctgtgctgggagggactgggatatactgggaggGGAGCGACGGGCAACTGGTGTGTACCAGTTTATACTGGGGGGCCACTTGGGGCCAGAACTGGCTgttggggggcactgggagggcttGACGAGGgactgggatgtactgggagggactgggccAACAGTGGGATGTACTGGGATAAACtgggaggggtgtggggggaaTTGGGATGTACTGGGAGGGGGCACTGGGGCGTTACTGGTCTGAACTGGGAATGACCCCCCAGGTCCTGGACGCGACGCGGGGGCTACAGGGGCTGAACCTGCAGGTAcgcccctcccccacccccacccacggcccctcccccaccctccccccgcccctcccccaCGCAACCGGTCCAACCAGGGGTGGACCCGAAACCCCTCCCGGggcccctcccccaccctggGCTGTATGccgggggggggtggggggaggggcggggtgggggaggggctgtgctgaccctccccccccttctcccccctccccccacaggatgaggaaggaaaagggggcGGGACCCCCAAAACGGGGGAGCTGGGGGCGGCGATGACGTCATCAGGGACCGCCGTGACGTCAGAGACCATGACGTCAGAGACCGCCGTGACTCCGGGGGGGCAGgtgggaccccccagccccccccccacCTTTCCGTGCGGGACActggggggggtctgggggattttggggggtttgtgggaggatctgggggggtcccagcccagctcgggggggtttggggtctcCCAGGGGTCTCACCAACCCCCCGGGGGGTTTTGGGGCCTCTCAGAGGTTTGGGGGTAtttgggggttggttttgggggtctcaCACCCCCGGGTGGGTTTTCACCCCCCCCCAGTTGATGTTCTCCCACTGCACCGACCGGCGCTGGATcctcctgggacccccctgcGACCCCCCCCGGGTGCTCGCCCTGCGCAGCTCCGTCCAGGTGGgacccccagagacccccaggacccccaaaatgACACCCAGACATCCCTAGAgaccccctgggacccccccagaacatccagagacccccagggacccccagacACCCCCCTGGGTGCTCATCCTGCGCAGCTCCATCCAGGTGGGaccccccagggaccctccCTGAAcacccagagacccccagagACCCCCGGGGACCTCTCTTGAAcacccagagacccccagaaCACCCAGAGACCCCTGAAATGACCCTCAGGGATCCCCCCCAAAcacccagagacccccagagacccccaagGACCCCGCCCGAACACTCAGAGACTTCAAGGGACCCCCAGAGACCCCAACTGACCCCTGAGTGACCCCAAGagacacacccccccccccgaaatGCCCCCACGTGCCCCTGTGACCCCTCTGGGACGCCCAAGTCATCTCTGGATGCCCCCCAAGTGCCCCCCCCGGGACCCCAAAGTGCCCTCACCCCCCCCGTCCCCAGAGACCACCCCCCCCAGATGCCCCCCAGGTGTTCCCCTGACCCCTCTgaccccccctgaccccccctgaccccccctggCCCCCCCAGGGTGCCATCGGGCTGCAAAGGGCCGACAGCCTCccccggcggcgggggggggacCGGGGGggagccccccaaaccccccggCCCCGATCCCACCATGGCCACGGTGAGTGAGGGGGGgcaccccctttttttttaggGTCGGGGGGACTTGGGAGTGATGGGGAGGGGGGccggggggtctgggggggcacttgggggtccccaggagggagctgggggggctctgggggctcGCAGGGGGGCACTTGGGTGTCTGGGGGGGATTGAGGGAGTcggggggggtcctgggggtgcttgggaggttttgggggggtccttGGGGGGGTCTCCGGTGCTGATTTGCCCCCCCAGGAACGCTGGCGCTGCACCTGGACCCCGAGTCCTACAGGTGAGACCCCTCCAGTTGCCCCCCAACTGCCCCCCTCCCCATAACTGCCCCCACTCCATAACTGCCCCCCAACTGCCCCCCTCCCCATAACTGCCCCCACCTCATAACTGCCCCCCAACTGCCCCTCTCCCCATAACTGCCCCCCACCCCATAACTACTCCTCGACTATCCCCCTCCCCATAACTGCCCCCCAACTGCCACCCTCCCCATAACTACCCCCCACCCCATAACTACCCCAGCCCCCCCGCCTGAGCCCCCTAAGTGCCCTTCCTGCCCCTCAGGTGACCCCTCAGCCCCCCTCAATGCCCatcccccatgtcccctgtcCTTCAGCTGCCCCCCTTGCCCCAGGGGGTCCCCATGAGCCCCCAAAGTGCCCCTCTTCCCCCGGGTTGCCCCTCCAGGTCCTCCCCCCTCCTTCCAAGTGCCCCCccatccccatgtcccccctgACCCCCGTTTCCTGACCCCCGTCCCCCCAGCGCGTGCCTGCGCCTGGCGGAGCTGGAGCGGAGGGTCCGCGAGGCCTTGGCCGAGCGCGAGCGGCTCCTGCGGGCCCGGGTAGGTGTGGCCTGGGGGTGGGTGTGGCCTCTGGAGGGGTGTGGCCTGGGTGGGTGTGGTATTGGGTGTGGCCCGTGGGCGTGGCCTCGTGGTGGGCAGGATGCGGAGGCGCGGTGGGGGGtgtggctgcagggaagggggcGGGGCTAAAGGGGTCATGGGTGGGGCTTGTGGTGGTTGTGGGTGTGGTCTTAGAGGGCGTGGTCTGAAGTGGGcagcatggtttgggtgggTGTGGTGGCAGGGAAAGGGGCCTGGCCTTCAAGGAAGAGGCGTGGCCTGGGAAAGAGGGTGGAGGGGGTCTTGGGGGTGTGGCCTGTGGAGGGGATGGGGTTTGTATACTTTGGGTGGGGCATGTCCTGGGATGGGCGTGGCCTGGCTGTGTGGTTGGAGAGCTGATGGGAAAGGCGTGATCTTAAGAAGGGGTGTGGCCTTAGGAAGGGGTGTGGTCGGGTGGGTGGGGTTTGGAAGGGTGTGTCTTTCTCacacctccccctcccccctcagGAGGCCCGAAGAGCTGCCAAAGCCCCGCCCACCCCGACTGAGGCCCCACCCACCCCGACTGAGGCCCCACCCACCCCAACCGAGGCTCCACCTCCTCCAAAATCCGTCACgccacctccagccccagccacgCCCCCTCCTGAGGTGACGCCCACTGGGtttgggggaatttggggggtttggggggcttggggggggcACCTTGGGGCGCTTGGGGATGTTTGGGAGGCTCAGAGGGGGATTCCTGGGGAGCTCTCAGGGGTctgggagggattttggggtgcaGCCCATGGGTCTGGGGACCTGCGGGGTCTCgagggggtttggggacccCTGGGGTGGGTttctggggctggaggagc
The nucleotide sequence above comes from Chiroxiphia lanceolata isolate bChiLan1 unplaced genomic scaffold, bChiLan1.pri scaffold_73_arrow_ctg1, whole genome shotgun sequence. Encoded proteins:
- the PHLDB3 gene encoding pleckstrin homology-like domain family B member 3, producing the protein MVQHGAGETPPDPPGRGEEDGGVLDATRGLQGLNLQDEEGKGGGTPKTGELGAAMTSSGTAVTSETMTSETAVTPGGQLMFSHCTDRRWILLGPPCDPPRVLALRSSVQGAIGLQRADSLPRRRGGDRGGAPQTPRPRSHHGHGTLALHLDPESYSACLRLAELERRVREALAERERLLRAREARRAAKAPPTPTEAPPTPTEAPPTPTEAPPPPKSVTPPPAPATPPPEPDLLCALRARGHRPEAVGGLWVLGGSLRGPLTKMGGRIKTWRRRWFHLDPHRRVLAYYGDQAQTKLKGVIYFQAIEEVWYDPGRVAGKSPNPRLTFCLKTYERLFWLVAPSAEALRIWMDAVLTLTRGGGAF